One segment of Vidua macroura isolate BioBank_ID:100142 chromosome 24, ASM2450914v1, whole genome shotgun sequence DNA contains the following:
- the DENND2D gene encoding LOW QUALITY PROTEIN: DENN domain-containing protein 2D (The sequence of the model RefSeq protein was modified relative to this genomic sequence to represent the inferred CDS: inserted 4 bases in 3 codons; deleted 3 bases in 2 codons), whose amino-acid sequence MPSSPGCPMSGSSWHPCNSGCSHLPHSRXPPRPSCPLSLRSQCPLYPRSRAPALLQPGLPASPIPDAPRTPASRFLPAPPCLVSRLLLPNAPKDSHSRFFPYPXCPVLPDPPSPVPPGILGSLLPSFPMLPGPPCPFLPVPGYPVPQCALSPDESSVPGRCQVLPGSPLLLLSAPCRPSSPGKAKARRAEAEPSSPGRAGPGPHRDXTMASLGSFLRRSLRRAGRREGKNGASAAENTPPRVPQGKQGERSSVFYSAGQFFFEYLVVVSLKKMPDGHYEPKITYQFPKRENLLKGQKEEEERLLQAIPLFCFPDGNNWAPITEFTSETFSFVLTNVDGSRKIGYCRRLLPSGRGVRLPEVFCIISCLGCFGLFSKILDEVEKRRQISMAVIYPFMQGLRESPFPSPGKTVTIKSFIPESGTELIELTRPVDAHLEHVEFQPLLQRLSPHLILHIFASAMLERRLIFLAEELSVLSQCIHAVAALLYPFTWAHTYIPVVPECLLDTVCCPTPFMVGIQMRHLEQVLEQPMEEALIVDLCEGKIIRAVGDEEEILPGKLQNEMLLSLNRHNNNNNEHTSEQLNALVSEAFVHFFVRLVGHYGSHIKWSRSGSGSFQERAFCKAIASKSCRRFLKKFVKTNMFSLFIEEAEKSRIPQEAYFQQKIIDYHEQKKHRRDS is encoded by the exons ATGCCCAGTTCTCCTGGATGCCCCATGTCTGGTTCCTCCTGGCATCCTTGTAACTCGGGGTGTTCCCACCTCCCCCATTCCC TGCCTCCACGACCGTCGTGCCCGCTCAGTCTCAGATCCCAGTGCCCCCTGTACCCCCGTTCCCGG GCTCCTGCTCTTCTGCAACCAGGTCTTCCCGCCTCCCCCATTCCCGATGCTCCCAGGACCCCCGCATCCAGgttcctcccagctcctccgTGCCTGGTCTCCCGACTCCTCCTCCCCAATGCTCCCAAGGACTCCCATTCCCGGTTCTTCCCTTACC TATGTCCTGTACTCCCGGATCCCCCATCCCCAGTTCCTCCTGGCATCCTcggctccctgctcccttcaTTCCCGATGCTCCCGGGGCCCCCATGCCCGTTTCTCCCGGTT CCGGGCTACCCCGTACCCCAGTGCGCCCTCTCCCCGGACGAGTCCTCCGTGCCCGGCCGGTGCCAGGTGTTGCCCGGTtccccgctcctcctcctctccgcCCCGTGCCGTCCCTCCTCCCCCGGGAAAGCGAAAGCGCGGCGGGCGGAAGCCGAGCCCTCCtcgccgggccgggccgggccggggccgcacCGGGA CACCATGGCTTCCCTCGGCAGCTTCTTGCGACGGAGCCTGCGGCGCGCCGGCCGCAGAG aaggaaaaaatggggcctctgctgcagaaaacaccCCCCCACGGGTACCACAGGGGAAGCAGGGGGAGCGGAGCTCTGTCTTCTACTCTGCTGGACAGTTCTTCTTTGAGTACCTGGTGGTGGTGTCACTGAAGAAGATGCCAGATGGACATTATGAACCCAAAATAACCTACCAGTTCCCCAAG CGTGAGAACTTGCTGAAGGgccagaaggaggaggaggaacgtCTCCTCCAAGCCATCCCCCTCTTCTGCTTCCCTGACGGCAACAACTGGGCACCTATCACCGAGTTCACCAG cgAAACCTTTTCTTTTGTCCTGACAAACGTGGATGGCAGCAGGAAGATCGGCTACTGCAGGCGGCTGCTG CCATCTGGGCGTGGTGTCCGACTCCCTGAGGTTTTCTGCATCATCAGCTGCCTGGGCTGCTTTGGGCTCTTCTCCAAG ATCCTGGACGAGGTGGAGAAGAGGCGCCAGATCTCCATGGCAGTGATCTACCCCTTCATGCAGGGCCTTCGGGAATCGCCCTTCCCATCTCCAGGGAAAACTGTCACCATCAAAAGCTTCATCCCCGAGTCGGGCACAGAG CTCATCGAGCTCACACGGCCTGTGGATGCCCACCTGGAGCACGTGGAgttccagcctctgctccagcgACTCAGCCCTCACCTCATCCTGCACATCTTCGCCTCCGCCATGTTGGAGCGACGGCTCATTTTCCTGGCTGAGGAACTGAG TGTCCTGTCTCAGTGTATCCACGCCGTGGCTGCTCTCCTGTACCCCTTCACCTGGGCTCACACCTACATCCCTGTGGTCCCTGAGTGCCTGCTGGACACTGTGTGCTGCCCCACACCCTTCATGGTTGGCATCCAGATGCggcacctggagcaggtcctGGAGCAGCCAATGGAGGAG GCTCTGATAGTTGATCTCTGTGAAGGGAAGATCATCCGGGCG GTGGGGGATGAGGAGGAGATCCTGCCTGGAAAGCTGCAGAACGAGATGCTGCTATCTCTGAACAggcacaacaacaacaacaacgagCACA CCTCGGAGCAGCTGAATGCCCTGGTGTCGGAAGCCTTCGTGCACTTCTTTGTGCGGCTGGTCGGGCACTACGGCTCCCACATCAAGTGGAGCAGGAGCGGCTCCGGCAGCTTCCAGGAGCGAGCCTTCTGCAAGGCCATCGCCTCCAAGAGCTGCCGCAGATTCCTGAAAAAGTTTGTGAAGACGAACATGTTTTCCCTATTTATTGAGGAAGCGGAGAAGAGCAGGATCCCACAGGAAG caTATTTCCAGCAGAAGATAATAGACTACCATGAACAGAAGAAGCACAGAAGGGACTCCTGA